In one Candidatus Eisenbacteria bacterium genomic region, the following are encoded:
- the nrfD gene encoding polysulfide reductase NrfD produces MSRATASVERPTYQEVNEELLVALRTPSREYYLALGFCILLVIWGAWSWNYQLVHGFYVYGATHPAMWGTYIVNFVFWVGIAHSGTLISAILFLFRAHFRRAIYRMAEAMTVLAVMTAGLFPIIHVGRSWMIYFAVPYPNQRELWVNFRSPLVWDVFAVSTYFTVSSIFLYTGLIPDIAAARDRETRPLRKFLYTILSLGWRGTSREWKHFNAAYVYLAAFATPLVISVHSVVSWDFAMSVNPGWHSTIFAPYFVAGAIFSGVGLVITIMVPLRRIFRLERWVTLDHFDKMAKLCLFTSLIVAYSYALEFFLVWYHGNVIEQQVFLNRAFGPMAVEFWIMITCNAVIPLLLFFKGVRRNLTALFVISLFVNLGMWMERFVIVAQTLTQSFDPSVTLDRYRPYIIEIGILVGSFGWFFMWFLLFSRLLPIMAVAETKEVLPLNAKRGSGK; encoded by the coding sequence AGTACTACCTGGCGCTGGGCTTCTGCATCCTGCTGGTGATCTGGGGCGCGTGGTCCTGGAACTACCAGCTGGTGCACGGTTTCTACGTGTACGGGGCCACGCACCCGGCGATGTGGGGCACCTACATCGTCAACTTCGTGTTCTGGGTGGGCATCGCGCACTCCGGCACGCTGATTTCGGCGATCCTGTTCCTGTTCCGGGCGCACTTCCGGAGGGCGATCTACCGGATGGCCGAGGCCATGACCGTGCTCGCGGTGATGACCGCCGGGCTGTTCCCGATCATCCACGTGGGGCGCTCCTGGATGATCTACTTCGCCGTGCCGTACCCCAACCAGCGGGAACTGTGGGTGAACTTCCGCTCTCCGCTGGTGTGGGACGTGTTCGCGGTGAGCACCTACTTCACCGTCAGCTCCATCTTCCTGTACACCGGCCTGATCCCGGACATCGCCGCGGCCCGGGACCGCGAGACCCGCCCGCTGCGCAAGTTCCTCTACACCATCCTGTCGCTGGGCTGGCGCGGCACCTCGCGGGAGTGGAAGCACTTCAACGCCGCCTACGTGTACCTGGCGGCCTTCGCCACCCCGCTGGTGATCTCGGTGCACTCGGTGGTGTCGTGGGACTTCGCGATGTCCGTCAACCCCGGCTGGCACAGCACCATCTTCGCCCCGTACTTCGTGGCGGGAGCCATCTTCTCGGGCGTGGGGCTGGTGATCACCATCATGGTGCCGCTGCGCCGGATCTTCCGCCTGGAGCGCTGGGTCACGCTCGACCACTTCGACAAGATGGCGAAGCTGTGCCTGTTCACCTCGCTCATCGTGGCGTACTCCTACGCGCTCGAGTTCTTCCTAGTGTGGTACCACGGCAACGTGATCGAGCAGCAGGTGTTCCTCAACCGCGCCTTCGGGCCCATGGCGGTCGAGTTCTGGATCATGATCACCTGCAACGCCGTCATCCCGCTGCTGCTCTTCTTCAAGGGCGTGCGGCGCAACCTGACCGCGCTGTTCGTGATCTCGCTGTTCGTGAACCTGGGCATGTGGATGGAGCGGTTCGTGATCGTGGCCCAGACGCTGACGCAGTCGTTCGACCCGTCGGTCACGCTGGACCGCTACCGGCCCTACATCATCGAGATCGGGATCCTGGTGGGCAGCTTCGGCTGGTTCTTCATGTGGTTCCTGCTGTTCTCGAGGCTCCTGCCGATCATGGCCGTGGCCGAGACCAAGGAAGTCCTGCCGCTGAACGCGAAGCGGGGGTCCGGGAAATGA
- a CDS encoding DUF3341 domain-containing protein → MKPQGVLGVFNDMGVAAAAIRALKGSGYPKLEVMAPAPHHELEEALEPERSPLKYITMCGSFTGFTCAVLLTFGTAADWPLVVGGKYVWAWQAYVIIMFELTVLLSAIFTLVGFILLSKLPHTRLRLGYDPRFSNDRIGIWIALPREKWDAAAQALKSHGAEEVKLEG, encoded by the coding sequence ATGAAGCCGCAGGGCGTGCTGGGCGTGTTCAACGACATGGGCGTGGCCGCCGCCGCCATCCGCGCGCTGAAGGGCTCCGGCTACCCGAAGCTGGAGGTGATGGCCCCGGCGCCGCACCACGAGCTGGAGGAGGCGCTGGAGCCGGAGCGCAGCCCGCTGAAGTACATCACCATGTGCGGCTCGTTCACCGGCTTCACCTGCGCCGTGCTGCTCACCTTCGGCACCGCGGCCGACTGGCCGCTGGTGGTGGGCGGAAAGTACGTGTGGGCGTGGCAGGCCTACGTGATCATCATGTTCGAGCTGACGGTGCTGTTGTCGGCCATCTTCACGCTGGTGGGTTTCATCCTCCTCTCGAAGCTTCCGCACACGCGGCTTCGCCTGGGCTACGACCCGCGCTTCTCCAACGACCGCATCGGGATCTGGATCGCGCTGCCGCGCGAGAAGTGGGACGCCGCCGCGCAGGCCCTGAAGTCCCACGGCGCGGAGGAGGTCAAGCTTGAAGGCTAG
- a CDS encoding cytochrome c: MKARLAILAACAALAAAGPAGAFPWSGDMLRSPGLRPQRVILTPADSTVPRTGKVDPGLRREAADKLVNPVPRTAQSEAAGKAEFERYCVVCHGPAGLGNGPVAARFPGVANLTLPLSQGRTDGFMYVYIRHGGVLMPAYGYGVKARDAWDVVNYVRKLQGK, translated from the coding sequence TTGAAGGCTAGGCTCGCGATCCTGGCCGCGTGCGCGGCGCTCGCCGCCGCCGGGCCCGCCGGCGCGTTCCCCTGGAGCGGGGACATGCTGCGCAGCCCGGGCCTGCGCCCGCAGCGGGTCATCCTGACCCCGGCCGACTCCACCGTGCCGCGCACCGGCAAGGTGGATCCGGGGCTCCGCCGTGAGGCCGCGGACAAGCTGGTGAACCCCGTGCCGCGCACGGCGCAGTCCGAGGCGGCCGGGAAGGCGGAGTTCGAGCGCTACTGCGTGGTGTGCCACGGGCCCGCGGGGCTGGGCAACGGGCCGGTGGCGGCCCGGTTCCCCGGGGTGGCCAACCTGACCCTGCCGCTGTCGCAGGGGCGCACCGACGGGTTCATGTATGTGTACATCCGCCACGGGGGCGTGCTGATGCCCGCCTACGGCTACGGGGTGAAGGCCCGGGACGCCTGGGACGTGGTGAACTACGTGAGAAAGCTGCAGGGAAAATGA
- a CDS encoding insulinase family protein: MRRLLPIAFLALLAAPLSIPAPARAALPANVERVARKGPVTEYRLRSNGMPILLVPRHNAPVATFMVVYHVGSRNEFPGCTGSAHLLEHMLFNKSTEHFWKAGGHKTIQVALREVGVDFSSTNMTTWNDRMNGYSTVPSDRLELAMQVEADRMQTAKILDSERQPEMSVVRNEYEIGENSPGEALSKAVVGAAIVAHPYHWDTIGYRSDIEGVSTEQLRAHYRNYFWPDNSSAILVGDFEPDAALAMFDRYFGKMPKAPAPIPKVITVEPEQEGERRVTVSRPGNVGYVILAYPRPGTLDADWHALDVLATILGSGRNARLYQALVETGLANEVDCRNYALRDPYLVMPYAELAPGAGHAKTEAAILAALDSVRVSGVSQAEVDRAVRGIEVGLASSRDGVYGMAAGLGEAVASANWQWFVDYLDVVRKVTPADVQRVARKYLVPGHLTAGWFVPKQGEPLKTGALEGGTPGARPQEPAQSGAAEGGSPGPWGMLMLPEVSVGSSVGGTVSTPPGFAGRTVRRAWPRRLVLDVLPNPGAPTVAISGLLRAGSILAPADKPELAAVTAGMLSRGTATRSKLDLAGQLESLGASMGFTAGVYDLNFDAYGMSRDLPVLLDLLADQLLHPSFPEEELRKLKLQRRGQLLSQAENTGARAQETLFQVVFPDGHPLRPTGVLDRASSVEKLTAADVRDFYTSRYRGGSLVLTVVGDVDAAAVVKLVEEKFAGLVEGEPPVLDLPRAQPGPPQRRAVTMRGKANMDLLLGMYGGVRRLDPDYYPCILANAVFGLDALTSRTGRRIRDTEGLTYNLYSRFFGADLLEGTWGLDIAVAPQNLDKAMASARDELAKFCRDGVTQAELDAQKSFYAGNFKVRLATNTGVAQQLAYAEKFGFGPGYLDRYPGEIQAVTLAQVNEAIRRHFDPAKVSVIVAGDLDSLPVE, translated from the coding sequence ATGCGCAGGTTGCTCCCGATCGCGTTCCTGGCGCTCCTCGCGGCGCCGCTTTCCATCCCCGCCCCGGCCCGCGCGGCCCTGCCCGCGAACGTGGAGCGGGTCGCCCGGAAGGGGCCGGTCACCGAGTACCGGCTGCGTTCCAACGGCATGCCCATCCTGCTCGTTCCCCGGCACAATGCACCGGTGGCCACCTTCATGGTGGTCTACCACGTGGGGTCGCGAAACGAGTTCCCCGGCTGCACCGGCAGCGCGCACCTGCTCGAGCACATGCTGTTCAACAAGAGCACCGAGCACTTCTGGAAGGCCGGCGGGCACAAGACCATCCAGGTGGCCCTGCGCGAGGTGGGGGTGGACTTCTCCAGCACCAACATGACCACCTGGAACGACCGCATGAACGGTTACTCCACGGTGCCCTCCGACCGGCTGGAACTGGCCATGCAGGTCGAGGCCGACCGGATGCAGACGGCGAAGATCCTGGACTCCGAGCGCCAGCCCGAGATGTCCGTGGTGCGCAATGAGTACGAAATCGGCGAGAACAGCCCGGGCGAGGCGCTGTCCAAGGCGGTGGTAGGCGCGGCCATCGTGGCGCACCCGTACCACTGGGACACCATCGGGTACCGCTCGGACATCGAGGGCGTGTCCACCGAGCAGCTCCGCGCCCATTACCGGAACTACTTCTGGCCCGACAACTCCTCCGCCATCCTGGTGGGGGACTTCGAGCCCGACGCCGCGCTGGCCATGTTCGACCGGTACTTCGGGAAGATGCCCAAGGCGCCCGCGCCCATCCCGAAGGTGATCACGGTGGAGCCCGAGCAGGAGGGGGAGCGCCGCGTCACGGTGTCCCGGCCGGGCAACGTGGGCTACGTGATCCTGGCCTATCCGCGGCCCGGCACCCTGGACGCCGACTGGCACGCCCTGGATGTCCTTGCCACCATCCTGGGCAGCGGGCGCAACGCGCGGCTCTACCAGGCCCTGGTGGAGACCGGGCTGGCCAACGAGGTGGACTGCCGCAACTACGCCCTGCGCGATCCCTACCTGGTCATGCCCTACGCCGAGCTGGCCCCGGGAGCCGGCCACGCGAAGACCGAGGCCGCGATCCTCGCGGCGCTGGACTCGGTGCGGGTATCCGGGGTCTCCCAAGCCGAGGTGGACCGGGCGGTGCGCGGCATCGAGGTGGGGCTGGCCTCCAGCCGGGACGGCGTCTACGGCATGGCCGCCGGCCTGGGGGAGGCGGTTGCCTCCGCCAACTGGCAGTGGTTCGTGGACTACCTGGACGTGGTCCGCAAGGTCACCCCGGCCGACGTGCAGCGCGTGGCGCGCAAGTACCTGGTTCCCGGTCACCTGACCGCGGGCTGGTTCGTGCCGAAGCAGGGCGAGCCCTTGAAGACCGGTGCGCTGGAGGGCGGCACCCCCGGCGCCAGGCCGCAGGAGCCCGCGCAGTCAGGCGCCGCGGAGGGTGGCTCTCCCGGTCCGTGGGGCATGCTGATGCTGCCGGAGGTGTCGGTGGGCAGCTCGGTGGGGGGCACCGTTTCCACGCCCCCGGGCTTCGCCGGGCGCACGGTGCGCCGGGCGTGGCCGCGCAGGCTGGTGCTGGACGTGCTGCCGAACCCGGGGGCGCCCACGGTGGCCATCTCCGGGCTGCTGCGGGCCGGCTCCATCCTGGCGCCGGCGGACAAGCCCGAGCTGGCGGCCGTCACCGCCGGGATGCTCTCTCGCGGCACAGCCACCCGCTCCAAGCTCGACCTGGCGGGCCAGCTCGAGAGCCTGGGCGCCTCGATGGGGTTCACCGCCGGCGTGTACGACCTCAACTTCGACGCCTACGGCATGTCCCGCGACCTGCCCGTCCTGCTGGACCTGCTCGCCGACCAGCTGCTGCACCCCTCGTTCCCCGAGGAGGAGCTGCGGAAGCTGAAGCTGCAGCGCCGCGGACAGCTCCTGAGCCAGGCGGAGAACACCGGCGCGCGCGCGCAGGAGACCCTGTTCCAGGTGGTCTTCCCCGACGGCCATCCGCTGCGGCCCACGGGCGTGCTGGACCGTGCGTCCTCGGTGGAGAAGCTCACCGCGGCCGACGTGCGCGACTTCTACACCTCGCGGTATCGCGGCGGGAGCCTGGTGCTTACCGTGGTGGGCGACGTGGACGCAGCGGCGGTGGTGAAGCTGGTGGAGGAGAAGTTTGCGGGCCTGGTGGAGGGTGAGCCGCCCGTGCTCGACCTGCCGCGCGCCCAGCCGGGCCCGCCCCAGCGCCGGGCGGTCACCATGCGCGGCAAGGCCAACATGGACCTGCTGCTCGGGATGTACGGGGGAGTGCGGCGCCTGGACCCCGACTACTACCCCTGCATCCTCGCCAACGCGGTGTTCGGCCTGGACGCGCTCACCTCGCGCACCGGGAGGCGCATCCGCGACACCGAGGGGCTCACCTACAACCTGTACTCCCGCTTCTTCGGCGCCGACCTGCTGGAGGGCACGTGGGGCCTGGACATCGCCGTGGCGCCACAGAACCTGGACAAGGCGATGGCCTCGGCCAGGGACGAGCTGGCGAAGTTCTGCCGCGACGGCGTCACCCAGGCCGAGCTGGACGCCCAGAAGAGCTTCTATGCGGGCAACTTCAAGGTGCGCCTGGCCACCAACACCGGAGTGGCGCAACAGCTGGCCTACGCGGAGAAGTTCGGGTTCGGGCCCGGCTACCTCGACCGCTATCCCGGGGAGATCCAGGCGGTGACGCTGGCGCAGGTGAACGAGGCCATCCGGAGGCACTTCGACCCGGCGAAGGTGAGTGTCATCGTGGCCGGTGACCTGGACAGCCTGCCGGTGGAATAG
- a CDS encoding PAS domain S-box protein, with protein sequence MLDITERRRTEEALRESEAVFRAIFEQAAVGVALLETNTGRFVLVNQRFADIVGRTPASMVGTDFMSITHPDDLPPDVDRMEELRQGRIRNFSMEKRYLRPDGAVVWANLTVSPMWAPGETPRQHIAVVEDIGERKRAEKEHERLQAQLLQAQKMEVVGRLAGGVAHDFNNMLGVILGHVELVLDQAGSAHPMRADIEQIHRASLRSAGLTRQLLAFARKQPVAPRVLDLNDTLSGMFGMLRRLIGEHVRLDWVPGVDLWRVRMDPAQLDQVLANLCVNARDAIGAGPGRVTIETRNATLDEAWCAEHRGAAPGDYAVLTVSDDGCGMDADTLDHIFEPFYTTKGVGEGTGLGLATVYGVVNQNGGFIQASSEPGKGTRFEIFLPRHAGDAEETVPAQVTSAGQGIGRTVLLVEDEPAILAMSRAMLERLGYTVLAAGTGEDAIRQAASHAGDIHLLLTDVIMPGMNGRDLAARITGLQPGLACLFMSGYPADVIVHGSELDAGLHFIQKPFSLRELAEKCREALGAG encoded by the coding sequence ATGCTGGACATCACCGAGCGCCGGCGCACCGAGGAGGCGCTGCGCGAGAGCGAGGCCGTTTTCCGGGCCATCTTCGAGCAGGCCGCCGTCGGCGTGGCCCTGCTCGAGACGAACACCGGCAGGTTCGTGCTCGTGAACCAGCGTTTCGCCGACATCGTGGGCCGCACCCCGGCCTCGATGGTGGGCACCGACTTCATGTCCATCACCCATCCGGACGACCTTCCCCCGGACGTGGACCGCATGGAGGAGCTGCGCCAGGGACGCATCCGGAACTTCTCGATGGAGAAGCGCTACCTGCGCCCGGACGGCGCCGTGGTGTGGGCCAACCTGACCGTCTCGCCCATGTGGGCGCCCGGGGAGACCCCGCGGCAGCACATCGCGGTGGTGGAGGACATCGGCGAGCGCAAGCGGGCGGAGAAGGAGCACGAGCGGCTGCAGGCGCAGCTGCTGCAGGCGCAGAAGATGGAGGTGGTGGGAAGGCTCGCGGGGGGCGTGGCCCACGACTTCAACAACATGCTGGGCGTGATCCTGGGCCACGTGGAGCTGGTGCTGGACCAGGCAGGCTCCGCGCACCCCATGCGCGCGGACATCGAGCAGATCCACAGGGCTTCGCTGCGCTCAGCCGGGCTCACGCGACAACTCCTGGCGTTCGCGAGGAAGCAGCCGGTGGCCCCGCGGGTGCTGGACCTCAACGACACCCTCTCCGGCATGTTCGGCATGCTCCGGCGCCTCATCGGCGAGCATGTCCGCCTGGACTGGGTCCCGGGGGTGGACCTGTGGCGGGTCCGGATGGACCCGGCGCAGCTCGACCAGGTGCTGGCCAACCTGTGCGTGAACGCCCGCGATGCGATCGGCGCTGGCCCGGGGCGCGTGACCATCGAGACGCGCAATGCCACGTTGGACGAGGCCTGGTGCGCCGAGCACCGCGGGGCCGCCCCCGGCGACTACGCGGTGCTGACCGTGAGCGACGACGGCTGCGGGATGGACGCGGACACGCTGGACCACATCTTCGAACCGTTCTACACCACCAAGGGGGTGGGCGAGGGCACCGGGCTGGGGCTGGCAACGGTCTACGGCGTGGTGAACCAGAACGGCGGGTTCATCCAGGCCTCCAGCGAGCCGGGCAAGGGCACCCGCTTCGAGATCTTCCTGCCCCGGCATGCCGGGGATGCCGAGGAGACCGTGCCCGCCCAGGTCACCTCGGCCGGCCAGGGGATCGGCAGGACGGTCCTGCTGGTCGAGGACGAGCCCGCCATTCTGGCCATGAGCCGCGCGATGCTGGAACGGCTGGGCTACACCGTGCTGGCCGCGGGCACCGGGGAGGATGCGATCCGGCAGGCGGCCTCCCACGCCGGGGACATCCACCTGCTGCTGACCGACGTGATCATGCCGGGGATGAACGGCCGCGACCTGGCGGCGCGGATCACCGGGCTGCAGCCGGGGCTGGCCTGCCTGTTCATGTCGGGCTATCCCGCCGACGTGATCGTGCACGGCAGCGAGTTGGACGCCGGCCTGCACTTCATCCAGAAGCCGTTCTCGCTGCGGGAGTTGGCGGAAAAGTGCCGGGAGGCGCTGGGGGCGGGGTAG
- a CDS encoding cold-shock protein, whose product MASGTVKWFNEAKGFGFITQSNGGEDVFVHFSAISGEGFKTLAEGDALEFDVTQGPKGLQAANVRKA is encoded by the coding sequence GTGGCAAGTGGCACCGTGAAGTGGTTCAACGAGGCAAAGGGCTTTGGCTTCATCACCCAGTCGAACGGCGGCGAGGACGTATTCGTCCATTTCTCCGCCATCTCGGGCGAGGGCTTCAAGACGCTCGCTGAGGGTGACGCGCTCGAGTTCGACGTGACGCAGGGTCCCAAGGGCCTGCAGGCGGCGAACGTCCGCAAGGCCTAG
- a CDS encoding cupin domain-containing protein has protein sequence MHADAARWIEHLRLERHPEGGWFRETYRSPARLEIPGAPPGSPMRSLATSIYFLLEGTDFSAFHRLLSDEVWHFHAGGAVLLVAIDPAGRLRSFTLGSDAGRGETPQVAIRAGWWYAARLEDTDSYALTGCAVSPGFEYQDWELGSREELQSAFPQHGRVIQELTRG, from the coding sequence ATGCACGCCGACGCCGCCCGCTGGATCGAACACCTGCGCCTGGAGCGCCACCCCGAGGGGGGGTGGTTCCGCGAGACCTACCGTTCCCCGGCACGCCTGGAGATCCCGGGCGCCCCGCCGGGCAGCCCGATGCGTTCCCTCGCGACGTCCATCTATTTCCTGCTGGAGGGGACCGATTTCTCCGCCTTCCACCGCCTGCTTTCCGACGAGGTGTGGCACTTTCATGCGGGTGGCGCGGTGCTCCTGGTCGCCATCGACCCCGCCGGGCGGCTGCGCAGCTTCACGCTGGGCAGCGACGCCGGGCGGGGTGAGACGCCCCAGGTGGCGATCCGCGCCGGGTGGTGGTACGCGGCCCGCCTGGAGGACACGGATTCCTACGCCCTCACGGGCTGCGCCGTCTCCCCGGGCTTCGAGTACCAGGACTGGGAGCTGGGGAGTCGGGAGGAACTACAGTCGGCATTCCCGCAGCACGGCCGGGTGATCCAGGAGCTGACGCGCGGGTAG
- a CDS encoding OsmC family protein yields MRCEVRFNHGMSFTGIGETGHGVLMDTKAEAGGSDAAATPKELVLHALGGCTGMDVVSILRKMRVSPASFRVVIEAELQEEAPRAFLAAHLEYQFEGQDLPLESLQRAVELSQDKYCSVSHTLRKGMALSWSITVNGEKK; encoded by the coding sequence ATGAGATGCGAAGTGCGCTTCAACCACGGCATGAGCTTCACCGGGATCGGCGAGACCGGGCACGGCGTGCTGATGGACACCAAGGCCGAGGCGGGCGGCTCCGACGCCGCCGCCACGCCCAAGGAGCTGGTGCTCCACGCGCTGGGCGGCTGCACCGGGATGGACGTGGTGTCCATCCTGCGCAAGATGCGCGTGAGCCCGGCGTCGTTCCGCGTGGTCATCGAGGCCGAGCTGCAGGAGGAGGCCCCGAGGGCGTTCCTGGCGGCGCACCTCGAGTATCAGTTCGAAGGGCAGGACCTGCCGCTGGAATCGCTGCAGCGGGCGGTCGAACTTTCGCAGGATAAGTACTGCTCCGTGAGCCACACGCTGCGCAAGGGGATGGCGCTAAGCTGGTCCATCACCGTGAACGGCGAGAAGAAGTAG
- a CDS encoding archaeosortase/exosortase family protein, which produces MSSEKESRRRALRFAAHFVGLWLLLDVLTSLARPLHDLVNHGLARLMALVLPLVGLPCEARGDTFYFHGTRARLDDPCNGIQLATILVAWVLASRTSWHRRGLAMRWMLPTLAALNLLRLFSLVGLTVFQPALVDVVHLYVWQVGMMGAVMAMAVGWLRREQAGAPRRPRG; this is translated from the coding sequence GTGTCGTCGGAGAAGGAGAGCCGGCGCCGCGCCCTCAGGTTCGCCGCCCATTTCGTGGGGCTGTGGTTGCTCCTGGACGTCCTCACGTCCCTGGCGCGGCCGCTGCACGACCTGGTGAATCACGGCCTGGCGCGCCTGATGGCGCTGGTCCTGCCGCTCGTGGGGCTGCCCTGCGAAGCCCGGGGGGACACCTTCTACTTCCACGGAACCCGGGCGCGGTTGGACGATCCGTGCAACGGGATCCAACTGGCCACCATACTCGTGGCGTGGGTGCTCGCCAGCCGCACGAGCTGGCACCGGCGGGGGCTGGCAATGCGATGGATGCTCCCGACGCTGGCGGCCCTCAATCTGCTGCGGTTGTTCTCGCTGGTGGGCCTCACCGTCTTCCAGCCGGCGCTGGTCGACGTCGTGCATCTGTACGTCTGGCAGGTCGGCATGATGGGGGCAGTGATGGCCATGGCGGTCGGATGGCTGCGACGTGAACAGGCCGGCGCTCCGCGCCGCCCGCGCGGCTAG
- a CDS encoding MFS transporter, with product MTAGVPSSSAAGAPNHSPAFRLRRFYNWFPLGLTYATFYMGRYNFNVVKGDMGQMFHLDKAQMGIIATAGFWTYALSVIFNGPLADRIGGRKAILVGALGASAVNLAIGLLFLNGWATKLIVGMSLLYSVNMYFQSFGALSVVKVNAAWFHVRERGVFGGIFGIMISSGYFLAISFGGWILAHFPWYWVFLVPSLAIALMYVVDLLVVRDRPSHAGHADFHTADASSGDETPVNLAYIAKMVLTNPVLVTIAAAEFCTGFVRQGLMLYFTEFLSEVHHVGKGTAMFWWAGFGVTLGGICGGLLCGWMSDKLFHSRRPPVAFLFYIAQALSLLWLGYAGSAGMATFLIGFCCMWIFGVHGMLSGTASMDFGGRKAAATAAGMLDGIQYVAAGFTGYWMGWILKTYGWDGVAPSATHQAANAQVWVLCIIPFSIAGALIMTRVWNAKPTSKSAGHGPSAPTGAIRPPARPRSGRPEEELVGV from the coding sequence ATGACCGCGGGTGTGCCGAGTTCCAGTGCCGCTGGCGCTCCGAACCACAGTCCAGCCTTCAGGCTCCGCAGGTTCTACAACTGGTTTCCCCTCGGCCTCACCTACGCCACGTTCTACATGGGCCGCTACAACTTCAACGTGGTCAAGGGCGACATGGGCCAGATGTTCCATCTCGACAAGGCGCAGATGGGGATCATCGCCACCGCGGGATTCTGGACCTATGCGCTGAGCGTGATCTTCAACGGCCCGCTGGCCGACCGCATCGGCGGGCGCAAGGCCATCCTGGTGGGTGCGCTGGGCGCGTCGGCGGTGAACCTCGCCATCGGGTTGCTGTTCCTCAACGGCTGGGCCACCAAGCTCATCGTGGGGATGTCGCTGCTGTACTCGGTGAACATGTACTTCCAGAGCTTCGGCGCGCTCTCGGTGGTGAAGGTGAACGCGGCGTGGTTCCACGTGCGCGAGCGCGGTGTGTTCGGCGGGATCTTCGGGATCATGATCTCCAGCGGCTACTTCCTGGCGATCTCCTTCGGCGGTTGGATCCTGGCGCACTTCCCGTGGTACTGGGTGTTCCTGGTCCCGTCGCTGGCCATCGCACTGATGTACGTGGTGGACCTGCTGGTGGTGCGCGACCGGCCCTCGCACGCGGGCCACGCGGACTTCCACACCGCGGACGCCTCCTCGGGCGACGAGACCCCGGTGAACCTGGCCTACATCGCGAAGATGGTGCTTACAAACCCGGTGCTGGTCACCATCGCCGCCGCCGAATTCTGCACCGGGTTCGTGCGCCAGGGGCTGATGCTCTACTTCACCGAGTTCCTCTCCGAGGTGCACCACGTGGGCAAGGGCACCGCGATGTTCTGGTGGGCCGGCTTCGGCGTCACGCTGGGGGGCATCTGCGGCGGCCTGCTATGCGGCTGGATGTCCGACAAGCTGTTCCACTCCCGGAGGCCCCCGGTGGCGTTCCTGTTCTACATCGCGCAGGCGCTCTCGCTGCTGTGGCTGGGCTACGCCGGCAGCGCGGGAATGGCCACCTTCCTGATCGGGTTCTGCTGCATGTGGATCTTCGGCGTGCACGGCATGCTCTCGGGCACGGCTTCCATGGACTTCGGCGGCCGCAAGGCGGCCGCCACGGCGGCGGGCATGCTGGACGGCATCCAGTACGTCGCCGCGGGCTTTACCGGCTACTGGATGGGCTGGATCCTCAAGACGTACGGCTGGGACGGCGTGGCGCCGTCCGCCACCCACCAGGCGGCCAACGCGCAGGTGTGGGTGCTGTGCATCATCCCGTTCTCCATCGCCGGGGCGCTGATCATGACCCGGGTGTGGAACGCGAAGCCGACTTCGAAATCCGCGGGCCACGGGCCGTCGGCGCCCACCGGGGCCATCCGCCCGCCGGCCCGCCCGCGCTCGGGAAGGCCCGAGGAAGAGCTCGTCGGAGTGTGA
- a CDS encoding methylated-DNA--[protein]-cysteine S-methyltransferase has protein sequence MSVISHLLATPVGALELEATENGLLRLAFLNRAPSSPRAAPRGDSDAEVHMRATRRQLGEYFKGERKRFQLQLDLRGTDFEWQVWEILLTIPYGKTRTYGELARDLGGVELSRAVGGAVGSNPVAIIVPCHRVIGADGSLTGFGGGLPRKEKLLRLEGVDLDGPQMALF, from the coding sequence ATGTCGGTGATCAGCCACCTGCTCGCCACCCCGGTCGGGGCGCTGGAGCTCGAGGCCACCGAGAATGGCCTGTTGCGCCTGGCCTTCCTCAACCGCGCGCCCTCCAGCCCCAGGGCGGCCCCGCGTGGCGACAGCGACGCCGAGGTCCACATGCGCGCGACCCGCAGGCAGCTGGGCGAGTATTTCAAGGGCGAGCGGAAGCGCTTCCAGTTGCAGCTGGACCTCCGCGGCACCGACTTCGAGTGGCAGGTCTGGGAGATCCTGCTCACCATTCCCTACGGGAAGACCCGCACCTACGGGGAGCTTGCCCGGGACCTGGGCGGCGTGGAACTGTCACGCGCCGTGGGCGGGGCGGTGGGCAGCAACCCGGTGGCCATCATCGTGCCCTGCCACCGCGTGATCGGCGCGGACGGTTCGCTGACCGGCTTCGGCGGCGGGCTCCCGCGCAAGGAGAAGCTGCTGCGCCTGGAAGGCGTGGACCTGGATGGGCCGCAGATGGCGTTGTTCTGA